From the Butyrivibrio fibrisolvens genome, one window contains:
- the ispE gene encoding 4-(cytidine 5'-diphospho)-2-C-methyl-D-erythritol kinase — protein sequence MITRKAYAKINLGLDVTGRREDGYHIVRMIMQNVDIYDTLTFEKNDLGKIRLTANKDTIPTDEHNLIYKVCALLMEKYDIKEGVDVHLEKRIPVAAGMAGGSTDGAAAFYGMKELFDLPITKEEMCEMAVKLGADIPYCIMGGTMLSEGIGEVLTALPDMPDCYILVGKPDINVSTGWVYTELDSKEIEFHPDIDGMCDAIGSGDLGGVCQRLSNVLEPVTKSKYDIIGKIEALMEDGGAVRSIMTGSGPTVFGIFDDEAKLKQAYDKVKESGYCPELFMSKPVNPKY from the coding sequence ATGATCACAAGAAAAGCATATGCAAAGATAAATTTAGGTCTTGATGTTACAGGAAGAAGAGAGGATGGATATCATATTGTCCGCATGATAATGCAGAATGTTGATATCTACGACACACTTACGTTTGAAAAAAACGACCTTGGCAAAATAAGACTTACAGCTAATAAAGACACAATCCCAACAGATGAGCACAATCTTATCTATAAGGTATGCGCCCTTTTGATGGAGAAGTATGATATCAAGGAAGGCGTGGATGTGCACCTTGAAAAAAGAATCCCTGTTGCAGCAGGAATGGCTGGCGGAAGTACAGACGGGGCAGCTGCTTTCTATGGTATGAAGGAACTTTTTGATCTTCCTATTACCAAGGAAGAGATGTGCGAGATGGCTGTAAAGCTAGGCGCAGATATTCCATATTGCATCATGGGAGGGACCATGCTCTCTGAAGGTATCGGAGAAGTTCTTACAGCTCTTCCTGATATGCCTGATTGCTACATCCTTGTAGGTAAGCCGGATATTAACGTATCAACCGGTTGGGTATATACAGAGCTTGACAGCAAAGAGATTGAATTCCATCCGGACATAGACGGAATGTGCGATGCTATAGGAAGTGGCGATCTTGGCGGCGTATGCCAGCGACTTTCCAATGTACTTGAACCTGTTACTAAGAGTAAATATGACATTATAGGGAAGATCGAAGCACTTATGGAAGACGGCGGCGCAGTCAGATCCATTATGACAGGAAGCGGCCCTACAGTATTTGGAATCTTCGATGATGAAGCTAAGCTTAAACAAGCTTATGACAAAGTAAAAGAAAGCGGCTATTGCCCGGAACTGTTCATGTCAAAGCCGGTAAATCCCAAATATTAA
- a CDS encoding GDSL-type esterase/lipase family protein: MVANENWENVRILGRTPVTDTGLELIWSGSGVEFIFRGLELGIEITGGDSVYQPWISLIMDGAWIMHMPVQEGTNKVIMLKGLDPSTSHNIRIIKETQAMPDDPDSFVILNSLLYDGEVLKTPDYKYRIEFVGDSITSGEGLIGAHDAMDWISPYFSTINHYGVKTAHNLNAEYRLISQSGWGVSCGWDNNIYSTLPLVYESDRCQRGVSDHDFNSWKADAVVINLGTNDEGAFRSPEYTDPETLAVYKKTLNDDGSYRDSDIDVIKKSVISFLKTLRKDNPDAQLVWVYGMIGYGLGQYLEEAVNEYVDETGDTKASYLALPDTEGEGFGSRQHPGAISHAKSAEIISAYLKEKI, translated from the coding sequence ATGGTAGCAAATGAAAACTGGGAAAATGTAAGGATACTTGGAAGGACTCCGGTGACAGATACTGGGCTTGAGCTTATCTGGTCAGGAAGCGGCGTCGAATTTATATTTAGAGGTTTAGAACTTGGGATCGAGATAACAGGAGGAGATTCTGTCTATCAGCCGTGGATAAGCCTTATTATGGACGGTGCCTGGATCATGCATATGCCGGTTCAGGAGGGGACTAATAAAGTCATAATGCTAAAGGGACTGGATCCATCTACAAGCCACAACATCAGAATTATAAAAGAGACGCAGGCAATGCCTGATGATCCTGACTCTTTTGTCATATTAAATTCTCTGTTATATGACGGCGAGGTATTAAAGACACCGGATTATAAGTACAGGATCGAATTTGTCGGAGACAGTATTACAAGTGGCGAAGGCCTTATTGGAGCCCATGATGCTATGGACTGGATAAGTCCTTATTTTAGCACCATCAATCATTACGGTGTTAAGACAGCACATAACCTTAATGCTGAGTACAGGCTTATATCACAGAGCGGATGGGGAGTTTCCTGCGGCTGGGACAATAATATATATAGTACACTTCCTCTTGTATATGAAAGCGACAGGTGTCAAAGGGGCGTATCAGATCATGACTTTAATTCCTGGAAAGCGGACGCTGTAGTTATTAACTTAGGAACCAATGATGAAGGCGCTTTTAGAAGCCCTGAATATACAGACCCTGAGACGCTTGCAGTTTATAAGAAGACACTTAATGATGATGGAAGCTATAGAGATAGTGATATAGATGTTATCAAAAAAAGCGTTATATCTTTTCTCAAAACGCTAAGAAAGGATAATCCGGATGCGCAGCTTGTCTGGGTATACGGGATGATAGGATATGGTCTTGGACAGTATCTTGAAGAAGCAGTAAATGAATATGTAGATGAGACTGGAGATACCAAAGCTTCCTATCTGGCGCTTCCGGATACTGAAGGTGAAGGATTTGGTTCAAGACAACATCCCGGCGCCATTAGTCATGCAAAATCTGCAGAAATAATATCTGCTTATCTCAAGGAAAAAATTTAA
- a CDS encoding ATP-binding protein → MNVRIDPFTLTPGVAGKPYIDCGIADEIITNFKSSESSKYVYKITGLRGSGKSVEYGKVLQALEKDKNWLVYPLAAEGSGVTALISYLSQEDFINEQKTETSVKTNATAEGGIPIISGKGSIEITKTYAENNNFYDKEAVLASMIAKANKKNLNVLVMIDDISRTDSTVELLSILGTMFNRGKRVYLVVSGLSKNIEEFFTTSRNNPSNQAISKSLSFFRRGDTREVKPLDKFDIANNYEKYLGVDAAEAKKLYDMTLGYAYAYQVLGSLYFNKKETETLEDLIPDYERTLFKSYNLDWPELTDKEQEFIRSFYKGKTGKAKDTKANMSNPDTYNMYRDRLIEKHFFSANQRGYLEARLPRFDRFIEIWCND, encoded by the coding sequence ATGAATGTTAGGATTGATCCCTTTACTCTTACACCAGGAGTGGCAGGTAAACCATATATTGATTGTGGTATAGCAGATGAAATAATTACAAATTTTAAAAGCAGTGAATCGTCAAAATATGTATATAAAATAACAGGACTTAGAGGCTCCGGGAAATCTGTGGAATATGGTAAGGTGTTACAGGCACTTGAGAAAGATAAAAACTGGCTTGTGTATCCATTAGCGGCAGAGGGCAGTGGAGTAACAGCACTTATATCATATCTTAGTCAAGAAGATTTTATTAACGAACAAAAGACAGAAACTTCAGTAAAAACTAATGCAACTGCTGAAGGCGGAATTCCAATTATATCTGGTAAGGGAAGCATAGAAATAACAAAAACCTATGCTGAGAATAATAACTTTTATGATAAAGAGGCTGTATTGGCAAGTATGATTGCTAAAGCGAACAAGAAAAATCTCAATGTCCTTGTTATGATAGATGATATTTCCAGAACGGATAGTACAGTAGAACTCCTTTCTATATTGGGGACTATGTTTAACCGAGGTAAACGCGTATATCTAGTTGTGAGTGGACTTTCAAAAAATATAGAAGAATTTTTTACAACTAGCAGGAACAATCCAAGTAATCAGGCGATTTCCAAAAGTCTGTCATTTTTTAGGCGTGGAGACACGAGAGAAGTGAAGCCACTAGATAAATTTGATATTGCAAATAACTATGAAAAATATCTTGGTGTGGATGCTGCAGAAGCAAAAAAATTATACGACATGACATTGGGCTATGCGTATGCATATCAGGTGCTAGGTTCATTATATTTTAATAAAAAGGAAACAGAAACACTTGAAGATTTGATTCCTGACTATGAGAGAACACTGTTTAAATCTTATAATCTCGATTGGCCTGAGCTGACTGACAAGGAACAGGAATTCATACGAAGTTTTTATAAGGGTAAGACTGGAAAGGCAAAAGATACTAAAGCAAATATGTCTAATCCAGACACTTATAACATGTACAGAGATCGTCTTATTGAAAAGCACTTCTTTTCTGCAAATCAAAGAGGCTACCTTGAAGCACGGCTTCCAAGATTTGATAGATTTATAGAAATATGGTGTAATGATTAA